From one Synechococcus sp. WH 8016 genomic stretch:
- the aspS gene encoding aspartate--tRNA ligase, giving the protein MRSNGCGDLRDTHIDETVQLCGWVDRRRDHGGVIFIDLRDRSGTVQITVDPDLGADAFAVAEHLRSETVLQVEGLVRARPGESLNDRLATGAVEVLASSIHVLNRVKGTLPFPVSVHDEENTREELRLRHRFLDLRRKRMNDNLRLRAQTIQTARRFLEDEGFIEVETPVLTRSTPEGARDYILPSRVCGGEWFALPQSPQLFKQLLMVGGIERYYQVARCFRDEDLRADRQPEFTQLDMEMSFMGQEEILALNERLIAAIWKTVKGIDLPLPFPRLTWHEAMERYGTDRPDTRYGMELTNVSDIVKDMGFKVFSGAVKSGGSVKCIAVAGGNDAVSNVRIKPGGDVFSEAQAAGAGGLAFIRVREGGEIDTIGAIKDNLSDEQKQTLLQRTGAEPGTLLLFGAGDTATVNKALDRVRQYLAKEMGLVKPDRENDQWNFLWVVDFPMFEFNKDENRLEALHHPFCAPNTTDLGDNAEDWGKNLPTARAQAYDLVLNGLELGGGSLRIHDSALQREVLNSIGLAPEEAQEQFGFLVDALDMGAPPHGGLAFGVDRMVMLLAGEDSIRDTIAFPKTQQARCLMTAAPAGVSGQQLEDLHVASTWVDPVTENTD; this is encoded by the coding sequence ATGCGCAGCAACGGATGCGGCGACCTGCGCGACACGCACATCGACGAAACCGTTCAGCTCTGCGGCTGGGTGGATCGTCGCCGCGACCATGGCGGGGTGATTTTTATCGACCTGCGCGACCGCAGCGGCACGGTTCAAATCACCGTGGATCCCGACCTAGGTGCTGATGCCTTTGCTGTTGCCGAACACTTGCGCAGTGAAACCGTCTTACAAGTCGAGGGCTTGGTTCGGGCCCGTCCTGGTGAGTCGCTGAATGACCGACTGGCCACCGGTGCGGTGGAGGTTTTAGCGAGCAGCATCCACGTGCTCAACAGGGTGAAGGGCACGTTGCCCTTTCCTGTGTCTGTGCATGACGAGGAAAACACGCGCGAAGAACTGCGCCTCCGCCACCGCTTCTTAGATCTGCGCCGCAAGCGCATGAACGACAACCTGCGCTTGCGTGCCCAAACGATCCAAACGGCACGCCGATTCCTTGAAGACGAAGGGTTTATCGAAGTGGAAACTCCGGTGCTGACCCGCTCAACCCCAGAGGGCGCCAGGGATTACATCCTTCCAAGTCGCGTCTGCGGTGGTGAATGGTTCGCACTCCCCCAGTCCCCGCAGTTGTTTAAGCAGTTGCTGATGGTGGGCGGCATTGAGCGGTACTACCAAGTGGCTCGCTGCTTCCGCGATGAGGACCTACGGGCAGATCGGCAACCTGAGTTCACGCAACTGGACATGGAGATGAGCTTCATGGGCCAGGAAGAGATCCTCGCGCTCAACGAGCGTCTGATTGCCGCCATTTGGAAAACGGTCAAAGGGATTGATCTGCCTCTGCCCTTTCCACGCCTGACTTGGCACGAGGCGATGGAGCGCTACGGCACGGATCGCCCCGACACCCGATACGGCATGGAGCTCACCAATGTGAGCGACATCGTGAAAGACATGGGCTTCAAGGTGTTCAGTGGAGCCGTGAAGTCCGGCGGCTCCGTGAAGTGCATTGCGGTTGCCGGAGGCAATGACGCTGTGTCCAATGTGCGGATCAAACCCGGTGGTGATGTGTTCAGCGAAGCCCAAGCGGCAGGAGCCGGTGGCTTGGCCTTCATCCGGGTGCGAGAGGGCGGCGAAATCGACACCATCGGCGCCATCAAAGACAACCTCTCAGACGAGCAAAAACAAACCCTGCTGCAGCGCACCGGGGCTGAGCCCGGAACCCTGCTGCTCTTTGGCGCTGGAGACACCGCGACGGTGAACAAAGCTCTCGACCGCGTGCGCCAGTATCTCGCCAAAGAGATGGGGCTCGTGAAGCCCGATAGGGAGAACGATCAGTGGAATTTTCTCTGGGTCGTCGATTTCCCGATGTTCGAATTCAACAAGGACGAAAATCGGCTTGAAGCCCTGCACCATCCCTTCTGCGCCCCAAACACCACCGACCTGGGCGATAACGCTGAAGATTGGGGAAAAAACCTCCCCACCGCACGAGCTCAGGCCTACGACCTGGTTCTCAACGGCCTGGAACTAGGAGGGGGCTCCCTGCGCATCCACGACTCCGCCCTGCAACGTGAAGTCCTGAACAGCATTGGGCTTGCTCCGGAGGAGGCCCAAGAGCAGTTCGGATTCTTGGTTGATGCCCTCGACATGGGCGCACCTCCCCACGGTGGACTGGCGTTTGGTGTGGACCGCATGGTGATGTTGCTCGCGGGAGAGGACTCCATCCGCGACACGATTGCGTTCCCGAAAACCCAGCAGGCCCGTTGCCTCATGACGGCAGCGCCGGCAGGGGTCTCCGGGCAGCAGCTCGAGGATCTGCATGTCGCGAGCACCTGGGTAGATCCCGTGACAGAGAACACTGACTAG
- a CDS encoding RNA polymerase sigma factor, RpoD/SigA family, giving the protein MSASSSSTGSTPIRWSGGNDLLRLYLQDIGRVDLLTAEDEVVLSRLVQQYERLKREERQFAEDHPAIERLLCLEELQLREANHLSHWPTRQEWARAAEMPLQELNLALTEGYQTWADLITSDSRDLQRRLREGRKARDRMIQANLRLVVAVAKKYQHRGMELLDLVQEGTLGLERAVEKFDSTRGFRFSTYSYWWIRQGITRAIATQSRTIRLPVHITEKLNRIKRVQQEIASTEGRTASVTDLARELSVSEDTVRQTLARVPRSVSLETKVGRDQDTQLGELLEDEHATPEQTLTRDALHDDLEHLLDELTPREATVIRCRFGLEDDTPRTLAQIGEDMNLSRERVRQIETRALLKLRQPQRRSKVRDYIQALDS; this is encoded by the coding sequence TTGTCCGCCAGCTCCTCATCGACGGGATCCACCCCGATCCGCTGGAGCGGCGGCAACGACCTGTTGCGTCTCTACTTGCAGGACATCGGTCGGGTGGACCTGCTCACCGCTGAAGACGAGGTGGTGTTGTCGCGCCTCGTGCAGCAATACGAGCGCCTAAAGCGCGAAGAACGTCAATTCGCCGAAGATCATCCGGCAATCGAACGGTTGCTATGCCTTGAGGAACTGCAGTTGAGAGAGGCGAACCATCTCTCTCACTGGCCCACAAGACAGGAATGGGCACGGGCTGCCGAGATGCCCTTGCAAGAGCTGAACCTGGCCCTCACCGAGGGCTATCAAACCTGGGCGGATCTGATCACCTCCGACAGCCGTGACCTGCAACGGCGTCTGCGTGAGGGGCGGAAGGCCCGTGACCGGATGATCCAGGCCAATTTGCGCTTGGTGGTGGCCGTAGCGAAGAAGTACCAGCACCGAGGCATGGAGCTGCTGGATCTCGTCCAGGAAGGCACGTTGGGGCTGGAACGGGCGGTCGAAAAGTTCGATTCCACCCGAGGCTTTCGCTTCAGTACCTACTCCTACTGGTGGATTCGCCAAGGCATCACCAGGGCGATCGCCACCCAAAGCCGCACCATCCGCCTCCCCGTCCACATCACCGAAAAGCTCAACCGCATCAAACGGGTGCAGCAAGAAATTGCCAGCACGGAGGGGCGCACCGCTTCGGTGACAGACCTAGCGAGGGAGCTCAGCGTCAGCGAAGACACCGTGCGTCAAACCCTGGCTCGCGTCCCCCGTTCCGTCTCCCTGGAAACCAAGGTGGGCCGGGATCAAGACACCCAGCTTGGAGAGCTCCTCGAAGACGAGCACGCCACACCAGAGCAGACCCTCACCCGTGATGCACTCCACGACGATCTCGAACACCTGCTGGATGAGCTCACCCCGAGGGAAGCCACCGTGATTCGCTGTCGCTTTGGACTTGAAGACGACACTCCCCGAACCCTCGCTCAAATCGGCGAAGACATGAACCTCTCCCGCGAGAGGGTGCGTCAGATCGAAACCCGAGCCCTTTTGAAGCTGCGCCAACCCCAGCGCCGCAGCAAGGTGCGCGATTACATCCAAGCCCTGGATTCCTAA
- a CDS encoding Dps family protein: protein MARHSAIDIGITSAQREEIAAALSRLLADTYVLYGKTHGFHWNVTGPMFNTLHLMFMNQYTELWNALDVIAERIRALGVLAPHGGSTLAGLASIPEAEQQPAALDMVRELVAGHEAVARTARSIFPLAEAANDEPTADLLTQRLQIHEKTAWMLRSLLEN, encoded by the coding sequence ATGGCTCGTCACTCCGCCATCGACATCGGCATCACCAGCGCACAACGGGAAGAAATCGCGGCTGCACTCAGCCGCCTGCTGGCAGATACCTACGTGCTGTACGGCAAAACCCACGGCTTCCATTGGAACGTGACCGGGCCGATGTTCAACACATTGCACCTGATGTTCATGAACCAATACACCGAGCTGTGGAACGCCCTCGACGTCATCGCTGAACGCATTCGCGCCCTCGGCGTTTTGGCTCCCCATGGCGGATCCACCCTGGCCGGCTTGGCCTCGATCCCAGAAGCAGAGCAACAACCTGCAGCCCTCGACATGGTGCGTGAGCTGGTGGCTGGCCATGAGGCCGTGGCCCGCACAGCACGAAGCATCTTTCCGCTGGCAGAGGCTGCTAACGACGAACCGACTGCTGACCTGCTCACCCAACGGCTTCAGATCCACGAAAAAACAGCCTGGATGCTGCGCAGCCTGCTGGAAAACTAA